From Planctomycetia bacterium, a single genomic window includes:
- a CDS encoding phosphate starvation protein PhoH yields MPRTSIAVLDSKRLVAIFGPRDQHLRRIRSTLGVGVSARDDTIQIEGDEPAVLRAAEVFEELDRIARDHGAVEPDEVTRLLARVADPAAQPAPDPIEVARPGRALVPKSAGQAAYVQAIRDHDIVLCTGPAGSGKTFLAVALAVASLRAGQVRKIVLVRPAVEAGESLGYLPGDMQAKINPYLRPLLDALREMMDFEAVKRLTEQDIVEMIPLAYMRGRTLNDAFIILDEAQNSTVAQMKMFLTRLGHGSKMVICGDTTQIDLPADRTSGLIDAVRRLRDVPGCGLVQLGGADIVRHAIVQRIVEAYGR; encoded by the coding sequence ATGCCCCGCACCTCGATCGCGGTCCTCGACTCCAAACGACTCGTCGCCATCTTCGGCCCGCGGGATCAGCACCTGCGCCGGATCCGTTCGACGCTCGGCGTCGGCGTCTCCGCGCGGGACGACACGATCCAGATCGAGGGGGACGAGCCGGCCGTGCTGCGGGCCGCCGAGGTCTTCGAGGAACTCGACCGCATCGCCCGCGACCATGGGGCAGTGGAGCCCGATGAGGTGACCCGGCTGCTCGCCAGGGTCGCCGACCCGGCGGCTCAGCCCGCCCCTGATCCGATCGAGGTCGCCCGCCCGGGGCGGGCCCTGGTCCCCAAGTCGGCCGGGCAGGCGGCGTACGTCCAGGCCATCCGCGACCACGACATCGTCCTCTGCACGGGGCCGGCGGGGAGCGGCAAGACGTTCCTCGCGGTCGCCCTCGCGGTGGCCAGCCTCCGCGCGGGCCAGGTCCGCAAGATCGTCCTCGTGCGGCCGGCCGTCGAGGCGGGGGAGAGCCTCGGCTACCTGCCCGGCGACATGCAGGCCAAGATCAATCCCTACCTCCGCCCGCTGCTCGACGCCCTGCGCGAGATGATGGACTTCGAGGCGGTGAAGCGGCTCACCGAGCAGGACATCGTGGAGATGATCCCGCTGGCCTACATGCGCGGCCGGACGCTCAACGACGCTTTCATCATCCTCGACGAGGCGCAAAACAGCACCGTCGCCCAGATGAAGATGTTTCTCACCCGGCTCGGGCACGGCTCCAAGATGGTGATCTGCGGCGACACGACGCAGATCGACCTGCCGGCGGATCGCACCAGCGGGCTCATCGACGCCGTGCGCCGACTGCGGGACGTGCCCGGCTGCGGCCTCGTGCAATTGGGCGGCGCCGACATCGTGCGGCATGCGATCGTGCAACGGATCGTCGAGGCCTACGGACGCTGA
- a CDS encoding 7TM receptor with intracellular metal dependent phosphohydrolase: MAGTFNPSRRRGRRGTSVDGPQGFWARLLARISRVEVLSRVGLCFGGATLLLVLLRGWTEPFPFRVGSIPDRGLVARVPFARPDPERTRLERERAARKVFVVYSQDKAPIVRLRDGLKNRITEVAAADTLAAVSRAAWLEFAPDAAAALDLLPTPPEPKPTADPPVAPEPPAGTEPAAESKPAEPKPGSDAAETAKRKLLDDADRAFQRFRGRVDTKEKLLEIEKAIDRAFADSEAKGVLEKIQHGLDDGSQTEIEVHPLGAPADLARVQVFDVLMRQAKVALRDMLEAELGKGAFTDRLFAWVEPRLPGTLEIDREATTAAKRQAVEKTPQQFVEYAADVVLAPAGQPLSADGLAIVRREHDEYLRHLPAAQRLARALAMFGLCVAMFVLAAFYIHLHHRWVLEDIGHVVTLLALATATVGIALAASGEAWQAEVVPLLLFTMTVALAYDEDLALLLAAQVALLVVVGLGRGLADYVTLAAAAAAMVFWMGRIRSRSKLIYVGLWAGAVAALTCLGDGLLAGRSLVLPDGSFDRQLLVDAGRVGGWTLLAGFLMTGLLPFIERWFGVLTDLSLLEIGDVAHPLLQELVRRAPGTYNHSINVASLGEAAADAIGARGLLVRVGAYFHDVGKMLKPDYFVENQGKENRHESLVPAMSTLIIVAHVKEGVELTRQYNLPQPIVDLVAEHHGTTLVEYFYRRATERSQADPHAAEVDEHTYRYPGPKPSTRESAVLMLSDAVESASRTLTEPTPARIASLVHDLAMKRLLDGQFDDCGLTLEELAVVEQSLVKSLTAVYHGRVKYPDQRTA; this comes from the coding sequence ATGGCAGGGACCTTCAATCCATCGCGGCGGCGCGGCAGGCGCGGGACTTCCGTCGACGGCCCGCAGGGCTTCTGGGCCCGGCTCCTCGCCCGGATCTCGCGGGTCGAGGTGCTGTCACGAGTCGGCCTGTGCTTCGGCGGGGCAACGCTGCTCCTCGTCCTGCTTCGCGGCTGGACGGAGCCGTTTCCGTTTCGAGTCGGCAGCATCCCGGACCGCGGCCTCGTAGCCCGCGTCCCGTTCGCCCGGCCCGACCCCGAGCGGACGCGGCTGGAGCGGGAACGGGCGGCCCGCAAGGTGTTCGTCGTCTATTCGCAGGACAAGGCACCGATCGTCCGCCTGCGCGACGGCCTCAAGAATCGGATCACCGAGGTCGCGGCCGCCGACACGCTGGCCGCCGTGTCCCGGGCCGCGTGGCTCGAATTCGCCCCCGATGCCGCGGCGGCGCTCGACCTGCTGCCGACGCCGCCGGAGCCGAAGCCGACCGCCGATCCCCCCGTCGCCCCCGAGCCCCCGGCCGGCACCGAGCCCGCCGCCGAATCGAAGCCCGCCGAGCCGAAGCCGGGCAGCGACGCCGCCGAGACGGCGAAGCGGAAGCTCCTCGACGATGCGGACCGGGCGTTCCAGCGGTTCCGCGGCCGCGTCGACACGAAAGAGAAGCTGCTCGAGATCGAGAAGGCGATCGATCGAGCCTTCGCCGACAGCGAGGCGAAGGGGGTGCTGGAGAAGATCCAGCACGGCCTCGACGACGGCAGCCAGACCGAGATCGAGGTCCATCCGCTCGGCGCGCCGGCCGATCTGGCCCGCGTGCAGGTGTTCGACGTCCTGATGCGGCAGGCGAAGGTGGCGCTCCGCGACATGCTCGAGGCCGAACTGGGCAAGGGCGCGTTCACCGACCGGCTCTTCGCCTGGGTGGAGCCGCGGCTGCCCGGCACGCTGGAGATCGATCGCGAGGCGACCACGGCCGCCAAGCGGCAGGCCGTGGAGAAGACGCCGCAGCAGTTCGTCGAATATGCGGCCGACGTCGTGCTCGCCCCGGCCGGGCAGCCGCTCTCCGCCGACGGGCTGGCGATCGTGCGCCGCGAGCATGACGAGTACCTGCGTCATCTGCCCGCGGCGCAGCGGCTGGCGCGGGCCCTGGCGATGTTCGGCCTGTGCGTGGCGATGTTCGTGCTCGCCGCCTTCTACATCCACCTCCACCATCGCTGGGTGCTGGAGGACATCGGCCACGTCGTCACCCTGCTGGCCCTGGCCACGGCAACGGTCGGGATCGCGCTGGCCGCGTCCGGGGAGGCCTGGCAGGCGGAGGTCGTGCCGCTGCTGTTGTTTACGATGACGGTGGCGCTGGCCTATGACGAGGACCTCGCCCTGCTCCTCGCCGCCCAGGTGGCCCTGCTCGTGGTCGTGGGCCTGGGCCGCGGCCTCGCCGACTACGTCACCCTGGCGGCCGCCGCCGCCGCGATGGTCTTCTGGATGGGCCGCATCCGCAGCCGCAGCAAGCTGATCTACGTCGGCCTCTGGGCCGGCGCGGTCGCCGCCCTCACCTGCCTCGGCGACGGCCTCCTCGCGGGGCGGTCGCTCGTCCTGCCCGACGGCTCGTTCGACCGGCAGCTGCTCGTCGATGCCGGCCGGGTCGGCGGCTGGACGCTGTTGGCGGGCTTCCTCATGACCGGCCTCCTCCCGTTCATCGAGCGCTGGTTCGGCGTCCTCACCGACCTCAGCCTGCTGGAGATCGGCGACGTCGCCCATCCGCTCCTCCAGGAGCTCGTCCGGCGCGCCCCCGGCACCTACAACCACTCGATCAACGTCGCCAGCCTCGGGGAGGCAGCGGCGGACGCGATCGGGGCCCGCGGCCTGCTCGTTCGCGTCGGCGCCTACTTCCACGACGTCGGCAAGATGCTCAAGCCGGACTACTTCGTGGAGAACCAGGGGAAGGAAAACCGTCACGAGTCGCTGGTGCCCGCCATGAGCACGCTGATCATCGTGGCCCACGTCAAGGAGGGGGTGGAGCTCACCCGGCAGTACAACCTGCCGCAGCCGATCGTCGATCTCGTCGCCGAGCATCACGGCACGACGCTCGTGGAATACTTCTACCGCCGCGCGACGGAGCGGTCGCAGGCCGACCCGCACGCCGCGGAGGTCGACGAGCACACCTACCGCTATCCCGGCCCGAAGCCGAGCACCCGCGAGTCGGCGGTGCTCATGCTCTCAGACGCCGTCGAAAGCGCCAGTCGGACGCTCACGGAGCCGACGCCGGCCCGGATCGCCAGCCTGGTCCACGATCTGGCGATGAAGCGGCTGCTCGACGGCCAGTTCGACGACTGCGGCCTGACGCTCGAGGAGCTGGCCGTCGTCGAGCAGAGCCTCGTCAAGAGCCTGACGGCCGTCTACCACGGCCGCGTCAAGTATCCCGACCAGCGCACGGCATAG
- a CDS encoding sulfatase, which translates to MTRHSRASANAGLPGCARLACGSRRAFLRHSANGFGMLAFSALAAADGGELPAAAGPLAARPPHFRARAKHVIFLCMQGGPSHVDTFDHKPRLAADDGKPAPAAAGRGGRATLLAPRWKFRRRGTSGLWISTLFDEVAAHADKLCVINSMATDLPAHAQAFTQLHTGTTQFVRPSLGAWTLYGLGTENQNLPGFIVINPPAAAARTFGSAFLPAVYQATQVAARMQPRLAARPGAGRPATVANITSPLLDRAAQRDQLDLVQRLNAARLELDGGVSPDTEGVIESYELAFRMQDEVPRVMDIDGETPATLERYGVGGDGTDAFGRQCLMARRLVEAGVRFVQVTHGGWDHHFNLGTALETSARQVDRPIAGLLGDLADRGLLDETIVVWGGEFGRTPHGQRADGRDHNNKGFTLWMAGGGVKGGMAHGATDEHGYAAVEKRMHIHDWHATLLHLLGLDHERLTFPYAGRDFRLTDVHGTVAREIIA; encoded by the coding sequence ATGACCAGGCACTCCAGAGCGTCCGCCAACGCAGGTCTTCCCGGCTGCGCCCGCCTCGCCTGCGGGTCGCGGCGGGCGTTCCTCCGCCACTCCGCCAACGGGTTCGGCATGCTGGCCTTCTCCGCGCTCGCGGCCGCCGACGGGGGCGAGCTGCCGGCCGCGGCCGGTCCCCTTGCCGCCAGGCCGCCGCACTTTCGCGCCCGGGCGAAGCACGTGATCTTCCTCTGCATGCAGGGAGGTCCGTCGCACGTGGACACGTTCGACCACAAGCCGAGGCTCGCAGCCGACGACGGCAAGCCCGCCCCGGCGGCCGCCGGCCGCGGCGGCCGCGCGACGCTGCTGGCGCCGCGCTGGAAGTTTCGCCGCCGCGGGACGAGCGGCCTCTGGATCTCGACCCTCTTCGACGAGGTCGCCGCACATGCCGACAAGCTGTGCGTCATCAACTCGATGGCCACCGACCTGCCGGCGCACGCCCAGGCCTTCACGCAGCTCCATACCGGCACCACGCAGTTCGTCCGCCCCTCGCTCGGCGCCTGGACGCTCTACGGCCTGGGCACCGAGAACCAGAACCTGCCGGGGTTCATCGTCATCAATCCGCCCGCCGCCGCCGCCCGCACGTTCGGCAGCGCGTTCCTGCCGGCCGTCTACCAGGCGACGCAGGTGGCGGCACGGATGCAGCCCCGGCTCGCGGCCCGGCCCGGCGCGGGGCGGCCGGCGACGGTCGCCAACATCACCAGCCCGCTGCTCGACCGCGCGGCCCAACGCGACCAGCTCGACCTCGTCCAGCGGCTCAATGCCGCCCGGCTCGAGCTCGACGGCGGCGTGAGCCCAGACACGGAGGGCGTCATCGAGTCGTACGAGCTCGCCTTCCGCATGCAGGACGAGGTGCCGCGGGTGATGGACATCGACGGCGAGACGCCGGCCACGCTCGAGCGCTATGGCGTGGGGGGCGACGGCACCGACGCCTTCGGCCGGCAGTGCCTGATGGCGCGGCGGCTGGTGGAGGCCGGCGTCCGCTTCGTGCAGGTGACGCACGGCGGCTGGGACCACCATTTCAACCTCGGCACGGCGCTCGAGACCTCGGCGCGGCAGGTGGACCGGCCGATCGCCGGCCTGCTCGGCGATCTCGCCGACCGCGGCCTGCTCGACGAGACGATCGTCGTCTGGGGGGGCGAGTTCGGCCGCACGCCGCACGGCCAGCGGGCCGACGGCCGCGACCACAACAACAAGGGCTTCACGCTCTGGATGGCCGGCGGGGGCGTGAAGGGAGGCATGGCCCACGGGGCGACCGACGAGCACGGCTACGCGGCCGTCGAGAAGCGGATGCACATCCACGACTGGCACGCCACGCTGCTCCACCTCCTCGGGCTCGACCACGAGCGGCTCACCTTCCCCTATGCCGGCCGCGACTTCCGCCTCACCGACGTCCACGGCACCGTGGCCCGGGAGATCATCGCCTGA
- the folP gene encoding dihydropteroate synthase, with the protein MTPSSPPEHWRLRTRSLDLPRPGGRRLPLLMGIVNVTPDSFSDGGRLPNVDAAVAHGLGLVAAGADILDVGGESTRPFSAPVDVEEEWRRVGDVVRRLAAESGVPVSIDTSKATIAERAVAAGAEIINDVTGLVGDPDMVRVAVASGAAVCAMHMQGTPATMQVDPRYDDVVADIHAYLRMRSDALVAAGIPVERICLDPGIGFGKTHAHNMALLAHADRFLDLGVPILVGHSRKGFIGKLLEQRLGRPATEADRDAGTAGAACRLAALGVQVIRVHAVGLVRAALELHAASG; encoded by the coding sequence ATGACTCCCTCTTCGCCCCCCGAACACTGGCGGCTGCGGACCCGGTCACTCGACCTGCCTCGGCCCGGCGGCCGACGGCTGCCGCTGCTGATGGGGATCGTCAACGTCACGCCCGACAGTTTTTCCGACGGCGGCCGGCTGCCGAATGTCGATGCGGCGGTCGCCCACGGCCTCGGGCTGGTAGCCGCGGGGGCCGACATCCTCGACGTCGGCGGGGAGAGCACGCGGCCCTTTTCCGCGCCAGTGGACGTGGAGGAGGAGTGGCGCCGGGTTGGCGACGTGGTCCGCCGGTTGGCTGCCGAATCCGGCGTGCCGGTGTCGATCGACACATCCAAGGCGACGATCGCCGAGCGGGCCGTGGCGGCCGGGGCCGAGATCATCAACGACGTGACCGGCCTCGTGGGCGACCCCGACATGGTCCGGGTGGCGGTCGCCTCGGGGGCGGCGGTGTGCGCGATGCACATGCAGGGCACCCCGGCGACGATGCAGGTCGACCCCCGGTACGACGACGTGGTCGCCGACATCCACGCCTACCTGCGCATGCGGTCCGACGCCCTCGTGGCGGCCGGCATCCCCGTGGAGCGGATCTGCCTCGACCCCGGCATCGGCTTCGGCAAGACGCACGCCCACAACATGGCGCTCCTCGCGCATGCCGACCGGTTCCTCGACCTCGGCGTGCCGATCCTCGTGGGGCACTCGCGGAAGGGGTTCATCGGCAAGCTGCTCGAGCAGCGGCTCGGACGGCCGGCGACCGAGGCCGACCGCGACGCGGGCACCGCGGGTGCCGCCTGCCGGCTGGCGGCCCTTGGCGTGCAGGTCATCCGCGTCCACGCCGTGGGCCTCGTCCGCGCCGCCCTCGAACTGCACGCCGCCAGTGGCTGA